In Calothrix sp. PCC 7507, one DNA window encodes the following:
- a CDS encoding EutP/PduV family microcompartment system protein, with the protein MQRISIVGTGGSGKTTLAKQISQRLTIPHVELDYLHWEPNWIEVPNNVMRQRVSQALSSSSWVVDGNYSIVRDIFWARADTVVWLDYSWPVVMCRILWRTLSRVVTQQEVCNGNRETWQKSFFSRDSILLWVLQTYNKNRRKYTSLLQEPEYTHLKFVHLHSPADAQTWLSRLHIL; encoded by the coding sequence ATGCAGCGTATTTCCATAGTCGGTACCGGTGGTTCTGGTAAAACGACGTTAGCCAAGCAAATATCTCAACGTCTTACCATTCCTCATGTGGAATTAGACTATTTGCACTGGGAACCCAATTGGATAGAAGTACCAAACAATGTGATGCGCCAGAGGGTTTCTCAAGCACTATCTAGCAGTAGCTGGGTAGTAGATGGTAATTACAGCATAGTTCGGGATATCTTTTGGGCAAGGGCTGATACGGTTGTCTGGCTGGACTATTCTTGGCCAGTGGTGATGTGTCGGATATTGTGGCGGACACTTTCGCGGGTAGTAACACAACAAGAAGTCTGCAATGGTAATCGCGAGACATGGCAAAAATCTTTTTTTAGCCGCGATTCTATTTTGTTGTGGGTGCTGCAAACTTACAACAAAAATCGCCGGAAATATACATCTTTATTGCAAGAGCCTGAATATACTCATTTGAAATTTGTACATTTGCACTCGCCTGCAGATGCTCAAACTTGGTTATCTAGGTTACACATTTTGTAA
- the hemH gene encoding ferrochelatase → MGRVGVLLLNLGGPDKLEDVGPFLFNLFSDPEIIRLPFSWLQKPLAWFIATRRTKTSQANYKQIGGGSPLRRITEAQGEALKEKLSDLGQEANIYVGMRYWHPYTEEAIAQLAQDNIESLVILPLYPQFSISTSGSSFRLLEKLWQENPKLQPIEYTVIPSWYKEPGYLQAMAELIAQEIDQFPNPDTVHIFFSAHGVPKSYVEEAGDPYQQEIEECTLLIMQTLNRPNVHTLAYQSRVGPVEWLQPYTEDALKELGAQGVKDLVVVPISFVSEHIETLQEIDIEYREVAEESGIHNFRRVPAPNTHPVFIKALADLVLDALQQPSFKLSQAAQMKKRVKMYPQERWEWGITSSAEVWNGRIAMLGFIALIIEMITGHGLLHMIGLLQ, encoded by the coding sequence ATGGGTCGTGTAGGCGTATTATTACTCAATCTCGGTGGTCCTGATAAGCTAGAAGATGTCGGACCGTTTTTGTTTAACCTGTTTTCTGATCCAGAAATTATTCGCCTACCATTTAGTTGGTTGCAAAAACCCTTAGCATGGTTTATTGCTACCCGGCGAACCAAAACATCGCAAGCAAACTACAAGCAGATAGGCGGCGGTTCGCCACTGCGGCGAATCACAGAAGCTCAAGGAGAAGCACTCAAAGAAAAGTTGAGTGATTTGGGACAAGAAGCCAATATCTACGTAGGAATGCGTTATTGGCATCCCTATACTGAAGAAGCGATCGCCCAGCTTGCCCAAGATAATATCGAAAGCTTGGTAATCCTACCACTTTATCCTCAATTTTCCATCAGTACCAGTGGCTCTAGCTTCCGACTCTTAGAAAAACTTTGGCAAGAAAACCCAAAACTTCAACCTATTGAATATACCGTCATTCCCTCCTGGTACAAAGAACCAGGCTACCTCCAGGCGATGGCGGAACTCATAGCCCAAGAAATCGATCAATTTCCCAACCCGGATACAGTTCATATCTTCTTTAGCGCTCATGGTGTGCCCAAAAGCTATGTAGAAGAAGCTGGCGACCCTTATCAGCAAGAAATTGAGGAATGCACTCTCCTAATTATGCAAACCCTCAATCGACCAAATGTTCATACCTTAGCTTATCAAAGTCGGGTCGGCCCTGTGGAATGGCTCCAACCCTACACAGAAGATGCGCTTAAAGAACTAGGCGCACAAGGCGTGAAAGATTTGGTTGTCGTACCGATTAGTTTTGTCTCAGAACATATTGAGACACTCCAAGAAATTGACATTGAGTATCGGGAGGTAGCTGAGGAGTCGGGAATTCATAACTTCCGGCGTGTACCCGCTCCCAACACCCATCCAGTATTTATTAAAGCACTGGCAGATTTAGTGCTTGATGCGCTCCAACAACCCAGTTTCAAGCTTTCACAAGCGGCTCAAATGAAAAAAAGGGTCAAAATGTACCCCCAAGAGCGTTGGGAATGGGGTATAACAAGTAGTGCTGAAGTCTGGAATGGTCGGATTGCGATGCTTGGTTTTATTGCCTTAATCATCGAAATGATTACTGGTCATGGACTATTACATATGATTGGGCTTTTGCAGTAA
- a CDS encoding class I SAM-dependent methyltransferase, producing MATILRDWSYRYQWLYDAISSLAALSVGGEARFRQLALQGLTIHSDTKILDLCCGSGQATRFLVKFSQNVTGLDASPLSLNRARRNVPIASYVKAFAEDTPFVDNEFDVVHTSVAMHEMESEQLRKIIHEVYRILKPGGVFTLVDFHAPTNPIFWPGVSLFLLLFETKTAWELLKTDLPALLTEIGFKVGEPTLYAGGSLQVIQATK from the coding sequence ATGGCAACAATTTTAAGAGATTGGAGTTACCGCTATCAGTGGCTGTATGATGCAATATCGAGTTTAGCCGCTTTGAGTGTTGGTGGTGAAGCCCGTTTTCGGCAACTAGCTTTGCAAGGCTTAACGATTCACTCAGATACTAAAATCCTCGATTTATGTTGCGGTAGTGGTCAAGCAACGCGGTTTTTGGTAAAATTTTCACAAAATGTAACAGGACTAGATGCCTCTCCGCTATCTTTGAACCGAGCGCGACGGAATGTACCTATTGCTTCCTATGTGAAAGCTTTCGCTGAAGATACGCCCTTTGTAGATAATGAGTTTGATGTGGTGCATACCAGCGTTGCTATGCACGAGATGGAAAGCGAGCAATTACGCAAAATTATTCATGAGGTTTATCGCATCCTTAAGCCGGGAGGGGTGTTTACACTGGTGGATTTTCACGCTCCCACAAATCCGATATTTTGGCCTGGAGTGTCATTGTTTTTGCTGTTGTTTGAAACGAAGACAGCTTGGGAATTACTGAAAACAGATTTGCCTGCTTTGTTAACAGAGATTGGGTTTAAGGTGGGTGAACCAACTTTGTATGCAGGTGGAAGTTTGCAGGTAATCCAGGCGACGAAGTGA
- a CDS encoding NblA/ycf18 family protein — protein sequence MDQAIELTLEQEFSIRCFAGQVQQMSREQAQEFLILQYKQMMIRETMFQEILKHNWKLDIDSTSL from the coding sequence ATGGATCAAGCTATCGAACTAACTTTAGAGCAAGAATTTAGCATTCGTTGTTTTGCTGGCCAAGTGCAGCAAATGTCCCGCGAACAAGCTCAAGAGTTTTTGATCTTGCAGTATAAGCAGATGATGATTCGGGAAACGATGTTTCAGGAAATCCTCAAACACAATTGGAAACTAGATATCGATTCCACCTCCCTGTAA
- a CDS encoding SPFH domain-containing protein, which produces MERITEVPAFKVNGFLALMLVLAIAIGGGWLAWSTLHELIAGLGRELRVGDFFDAELGAWLGVTLIAVVIPSISGFFTLEPNQAVVLVFFGRYVGSVREAGFWWTNPLTIKRRVSLKVRNFNTKQLKVNDAQGSPIEIGAVVVWQVVDSAKSQFAVNNYEEFIAIQSETAIRALANRYPYDAPDEASIPSLRGIPDEIALFLQKELQTRLEVAGVEILEARLSHLAYAPEIAQVMLRRQQAKAIIDARRQIVESAVGMVDEALKRISERQIVELDEERKASMINNLLVVLASDQNAQPVINTGSLYT; this is translated from the coding sequence ATGGAGAGAATCACGGAAGTTCCGGCGTTTAAAGTCAACGGCTTCTTAGCTCTTATGCTTGTATTAGCCATAGCGATTGGCGGCGGATGGCTAGCTTGGTCAACATTACATGAATTGATAGCAGGATTGGGGAGAGAATTGAGAGTAGGAGATTTTTTTGATGCAGAACTAGGTGCATGGTTAGGAGTAACACTCATAGCAGTGGTAATCCCTTCCATATCAGGTTTTTTTACACTTGAACCAAACCAAGCAGTAGTACTAGTCTTTTTTGGTCGTTATGTGGGTAGTGTGCGTGAGGCTGGTTTTTGGTGGACTAACCCCTTGACTATTAAACGCAGAGTTTCTTTAAAAGTTCGCAACTTTAATACCAAGCAACTAAAAGTCAATGATGCTCAAGGTAGTCCTATAGAGATTGGGGCGGTGGTAGTGTGGCAGGTAGTAGATTCAGCTAAGTCTCAATTTGCAGTCAATAACTATGAAGAGTTTATTGCTATCCAAAGTGAGACAGCAATTCGCGCTTTAGCGAATCGCTATCCTTACGACGCTCCTGACGAAGCATCCATTCCTTCTTTAAGGGGAATTCCTGACGAAATTGCGCTTTTCCTACAGAAAGAATTACAGACTCGATTAGAGGTTGCTGGAGTCGAAATTTTAGAGGCGAGACTTTCTCACCTAGCTTATGCTCCCGAAATAGCTCAAGTTATGTTGCGTCGTCAACAAGCCAAAGCGATTATTGATGCGAGGCGACAGATAGTTGAAAGTGCCGTGGGAATGGTTGATGAAGCTCTCAAGCGGATAAGTGAACGGCAAATTGTGGAATTGGATGAAGAACGTAAAGCCTCTATGATCAATAATCTGTTGGTTGTTTTAGCCTCGGATCAAAATGCCCAGCCTGTAATTAACACTGGCAGCCTTTATACCTAA
- a CDS encoding DUF29 family protein, giving the protein MTQELIDLRTCIQEGRYADALAIVDELEGMSKQAILRNIQAYLRILLIHLIKNQIEQRLTNSWAASLRNSIVGIRKLNLKDNKKSYYINQDEWDSWLEDEIELAIADASVEVLNGIYNEFKLAEIVNRIEVIEDAKRFIALTYPYTIKELTKVIAENLTQLPGGEDWQAGRQ; this is encoded by the coding sequence ATGACACAAGAACTAATAGACCTCAGAACTTGTATCCAAGAAGGAAGATATGCAGATGCCTTGGCAATTGTGGATGAATTAGAGGGCATGAGCAAACAAGCCATTCTCCGTAATATCCAAGCTTATTTAAGAATTTTGTTAATTCACCTAATTAAGAATCAAATAGAACAGCGGTTAACAAATTCTTGGGCTGCTTCTCTTCGCAATTCAATTGTGGGAATTAGAAAACTCAATCTAAAAGATAATAAAAAATCATATTACATCAATCAAGATGAGTGGGATAGTTGGCTGGAAGATGAAATTGAATTGGCGATTGCTGATGCCAGTGTGGAAGTTTTGAATGGCATTTACAATGAATTCAAACTTGCCGAAATTGTGAATAGAATTGAGGTAATCGAAGATGCAAAGAGGTTTATAGCGCTAACATATCCTTATACGATTAAAGAATTAACGAAGGTTATAGCTGAAAATTTGACTCAGCTACCCGGTGGAGAAGATTGGCAAGCAGGTAGGCAGTGA
- a CDS encoding B12-binding domain-containing radical SAM protein, whose translation MKALLIYPQFPQSFWSYDRFMKIAGLKAVLPPLGIITVAALLPKDWEIRFCDRNVNLETEADWEWCDLVILSAMLVQKPDFHALIQKAVRLGKKVAVGGPYPTSIPQDALNSGANYLILDEGELTVPQFLEALKDGKEQGIFRSAEKPDVSQSPMPRFDLLQRDAYLMMAIQFSRGCPFNCEFCDIITLYGRKPRTKEPHQTIAELQALYDLGWRGSLFIVDDNFIGNQRNVKRFLKELIPWVKQHDYPFTFITEASVNLAEDDELLQLMNEAGFYAVFLGIETPDQDSLQVTQKLQNTRNPLIEACRKINEAGMLIYAGFILGFDGERPGAGERIQAFVEQTSIPQPMLGILQALPNTALWNRLQKEERLIESKGIGGTEVGDQNTLMNFIPTRSINEIAREYVEGFWTLYEPSNYLRRSFQQCLSINSPSGRKQTMQFSPGKGLRLVAQLIWHQGLMRPEIRGQFWRQLWTILVKKPQVLNMYLGLCAAGEHFWEYRALARERITQQLGYDPLRERPWRLEIAATQTKPTSVG comes from the coding sequence ATGAAAGCACTATTGATTTACCCACAGTTTCCCCAGTCTTTTTGGTCTTACGATCGCTTTATGAAAATTGCCGGACTCAAAGCCGTCTTGCCGCCACTGGGAATCATTACAGTGGCGGCACTCCTGCCCAAGGACTGGGAAATTAGATTTTGCGATCGCAATGTTAACTTGGAAACCGAAGCTGATTGGGAATGGTGTGACCTAGTTATTCTGTCTGCAATGCTAGTGCAGAAACCAGATTTTCATGCCCTGATTCAAAAAGCGGTGCGGTTAGGTAAAAAAGTCGCAGTTGGTGGTCCCTATCCCACTTCTATCCCCCAAGATGCCTTGAACTCCGGAGCTAATTATCTGATTTTAGATGAAGGAGAGTTGACAGTTCCCCAGTTTCTCGAAGCACTCAAAGACGGCAAAGAGCAAGGAATTTTTCGCTCCGCTGAAAAACCTGATGTTTCCCAAAGCCCCATGCCGCGTTTTGACTTGCTGCAACGGGATGCTTATTTGATGATGGCTATCCAGTTTTCTCGCGGTTGCCCCTTTAATTGCGAGTTTTGCGACATTATTACACTCTACGGTCGTAAACCCCGCACTAAAGAGCCTCACCAAACCATAGCCGAATTACAAGCTCTTTATGATTTAGGCTGGCGAGGGTCACTCTTCATCGTTGATGACAACTTTATTGGCAATCAGCGTAACGTCAAACGCTTCCTTAAAGAATTGATTCCTTGGGTGAAGCAGCACGATTACCCATTCACCTTCATCACTGAAGCTTCTGTGAATTTAGCAGAAGACGACGAACTATTGCAATTAATGAATGAAGCAGGTTTTTATGCTGTCTTTCTCGGCATTGAAACCCCTGATCAAGATAGCTTGCAAGTGACACAAAAACTGCAAAATACTCGTAATCCGCTCATCGAAGCCTGTCGCAAGATCAATGAAGCAGGTATGCTCATCTATGCAGGGTTTATCCTTGGTTTTGACGGAGAACGTCCAGGCGCAGGAGAACGGATTCAAGCTTTTGTGGAACAAACTAGTATTCCGCAACCAATGTTAGGTATTCTCCAAGCTTTGCCCAATACTGCTTTATGGAACCGTTTGCAAAAAGAGGAGCGTTTAATAGAGAGTAAGGGTATTGGTGGCACTGAAGTCGGAGACCAAAATACCTTGATGAATTTCATTCCTACACGCTCTATCAATGAAATTGCTAGAGAGTATGTAGAAGGCTTCTGGACATTGTATGAACCCAGCAACTATCTGAGACGCAGTTTCCAGCAATGCCTCAGTATTAACTCACCCTCTGGGCGAAAGCAAACAATGCAATTTTCTCCTGGTAAGGGGTTACGGCTTGTTGCTCAGTTAATCTGGCATCAAGGCTTAATGCGACCGGAAATTCGTGGGCAGTTTTGGCGACAACTATGGACGATTTTGGTGAAAAAACCGCAAGTTCTGAATATGTATTTAGGTCTATGCGCCGCTGGAGAGCATTTTTGGGAGTACCGCGCTTTAGCTAGAGAAAGGATTACTCAACAATTGGGCTACGATCCACTGAGAGAAAGACCCTGGCGATTAGAAATCGCGGCTACACAAACAAAACCCACCTCCGTGGGTTGA
- a CDS encoding dienelactone hydrolase family protein: protein MKEITRRKFIATATVATGFALAVQPVSAKVITTDTKGLVAGAVKIPVKDGEIPAYRAQPATGSNFPIVLVIQEIFGVHEHIQDVARRFAKLGYLAIAPELFIRQGDVSKLSSIDEIRPIVAKVPDAQVLSDLDSTVDWAVKSAKGNANKLGITGFCWGGRITWLYAAHNPNVKAGVAWYGRLVGDATELTPKHPVDIASTLKVPVLGLYGGKDTGIPLNTVEQIRDRLKSSSSKSEIIVYPDAPHAFFADYRPSYREKEAKEGWKRLQTWFKQYGV, encoded by the coding sequence ATGAAAGAAATAACACGCCGCAAATTTATCGCCACAGCCACTGTGGCGACTGGTTTTGCGCTTGCAGTCCAACCTGTTTCTGCCAAAGTCATCACTACTGATACTAAAGGGTTGGTAGCTGGGGCAGTGAAAATTCCCGTAAAAGATGGTGAAATTCCTGCTTATAGGGCGCAACCAGCCACTGGTAGCAACTTCCCGATTGTGCTGGTGATCCAGGAAATATTTGGTGTACACGAGCATATTCAGGATGTCGCCCGTCGCTTTGCTAAGTTGGGATATTTAGCGATCGCTCCAGAATTGTTTATCCGTCAGGGCGATGTCTCCAAGTTAAGCAGCATTGATGAAATTCGCCCTATTGTCGCCAAAGTACCAGATGCTCAAGTATTATCCGATCTTGATTCTACGGTAGATTGGGCCGTGAAGTCCGCTAAAGGTAACGCCAACAAATTGGGAATTACAGGCTTCTGCTGGGGTGGTCGGATTACTTGGTTATATGCAGCACATAATCCCAATGTTAAGGCCGGTGTGGCTTGGTATGGGCGACTAGTGGGTGATGCTACCGAACTCACACCCAAGCATCCTGTTGATATTGCATCAACGCTGAAAGTCCCCGTTCTTGGACTCTATGGCGGCAAAGATACAGGCATTCCCCTAAATACAGTAGAGCAAATCCGCGATCGCCTCAAGTCCAGCAGCAGCAAATCGGAAATCATTGTCTACCCGGATGCACCTCACGCCTTTTTTGCCGATTATCGCCCTTCCTACCGCGAGAAAGAAGCCAAAGAAGGCTGGAAACGCCTGCAAACATGGTTTAAGCAGTATGGCGTGTAA
- the argJ gene encoding bifunctional ornithine acetyltransferase/N-acetylglutamate synthase, which translates to MADWQEIAGGITAPRGYRAAGITAGLKPSGLPDLALILSDVEAIAAGVFTTSQVKAACVDYCRQRLQAKHSARAILCNAGQANAATGTQGWFDALESAIAIAQALNIPSESVLLASTGVIGQRIKMDALKSGIPQLVTELSETGSDKAAQAIITTDLVTKSIALETTVGDRPVRIGGIAKGSGMIHPNMATMLAFITCDAAVSPALWQQMLSRAADRSFNSITVDGDTSTNDSLIALANGQSRTPAIIEMGLEAEKLEAMLTAVCQHLAKAIARDGEGATCLIEVQVTGTQDEPSARQIAKTIAGSSLVKSAIFGRDPNWGRIVAATGRAGVPFEQENLQIKLGDFLMLENGQPLPFDRVAASAYLKQTAANSSLPNNSQRVDNPVLIAVSVGNGQGAGKAWGCDLSYDYVRINAEYTT; encoded by the coding sequence ATGGCAGACTGGCAGGAAATCGCAGGTGGTATCACAGCGCCAAGGGGATATAGGGCAGCAGGAATTACCGCAGGACTGAAACCTTCGGGATTGCCCGACTTAGCTTTGATATTGTCAGATGTAGAAGCGATCGCAGCTGGTGTATTCACCACCAGTCAAGTGAAAGCCGCCTGTGTAGATTATTGTCGCCAACGCTTGCAAGCCAAACATAGCGCCCGAGCGATTCTCTGCAATGCTGGACAAGCAAACGCCGCGACAGGTACTCAAGGCTGGTTTGATGCCCTAGAATCAGCGATCGCGATCGCTCAAGCACTGAATATTCCTTCTGAATCTGTGTTGTTGGCTTCCACTGGGGTAATTGGGCAACGAATTAAGATGGATGCGTTGAAAAGTGGCATTCCCCAACTGGTCACAGAACTATCAGAAACAGGCTCAGATAAAGCAGCCCAGGCGATTATCACCACAGACTTAGTCACAAAATCTATTGCTTTAGAGACAACTGTGGGCGATCGCCCAGTCAGAATTGGCGGTATCGCCAAAGGTTCGGGGATGATCCACCCCAACATGGCTACGATGCTGGCATTTATCACTTGCGATGCAGCTGTTTCACCAGCTTTATGGCAGCAAATGTTAAGTCGGGCGGCTGATAGAAGTTTCAATTCCATTACAGTTGATGGCGATACCAGCACCAACGACAGCCTCATCGCCTTAGCAAATGGTCAATCCCGCACCCCAGCAATTATCGAAATGGGGCTAGAAGCGGAAAAATTAGAGGCGATGTTAACAGCAGTATGTCAACACTTAGCAAAAGCGATCGCTCGTGATGGCGAAGGTGCAACCTGTCTTATAGAAGTGCAAGTGACAGGAACCCAAGATGAACCCTCAGCGCGTCAAATAGCCAAAACCATCGCCGGATCATCCCTAGTGAAATCTGCAATCTTTGGACGTGACCCCAACTGGGGACGCATCGTCGCCGCCACTGGACGCGCAGGTGTACCATTTGAGCAAGAAAATCTACAAATTAAATTGGGAGATTTCTTGATGTTGGAAAATGGTCAACCTCTACCTTTTGATCGTGTAGCAGCCAGTGCTTATTTAAAACAAACTGCAGCTAATTCTTCCTTACCAAACAATTCTCAACGGGTAGATAATCCCGTGCTGATTGCAGTCAGCGTTGGCAATGGTCAAGGCGCAGGTAAAGCCTGGGGTTGTGACTTAAGCTACGACTACGTGAGGATTAACGCCGAGTATACAACTTGA